GGGAGAAGATCTCTTCTGGGCCattagaggaggaggaggagccagCTTCGGTGTGATCTTGGCTTACAAGATCACACTCGTCCCCGTTCCCCCGACAGTCACAGTCTTCAGAGTGGAGAAGAACTTGGACGAGAACGCCGTCGACATGGTTCATAAGTGGCAGTTTGTTGCTCCCAAGACCGACCCGAGTCTTTTCATGAGGCTTTTGCTACAGCCCGTGACTAGGAACAAGGCCCAGACGGTTCGGGCCTCGGTCGTGGCTCTGTTTCTTGGTAAGTCAAGCGATGTCTTGTCTTTAATGACAAGAGACTTCCCAGAGCTCGGTCTGAAGCAAGAGAACTGCACGGAGCTTACTTGGATACAGTCGGTGCTGTGGTGGGCGAACCACGACAACGCTACACAGGTCAAACCCGAGATCTTGCTGGACCGTAACCCGGACTCGGCGTCTTACGGGAAGAGGAAGTCGGATTACGTGGAGAAAGAGATCACCAAAGAAGGGTTGGATTACTTGATGAGGAAGATGATCGAGGTTGGGAAGACAGGTTTGGTGTTTAACCCTTACGGAGGGAAGGTGAGCGAGGTGGCTACGACAGCGACTCCTTTCCCGCACAGGACTAAGCTTTACAAAGTTCAGCACTCGATTAACTGGAAAGATCCGGGGACGGCAGCTGAGAGCAGTTTCTTGCAGCAGACGAGAAGCTTCTATAGCTACATGGCTCCGTTTGTGACCAAGAACCCTAGACACACGTATCTCAACTACAGGGATTTGGATATTGGTGTTAATACCCATGGGCCGAATAGTTACAGAGAGGCTGAGGTTTATGGGAGGAAGTACTTTGGAGAGAATTTTGATAGGTTGGTGAAAGTGAAAACTGCCGTAGATCCGCAAAACTTCTTCAGAGATGAACAGAGTGTACCTACCTTGCCTGGCAAGGCATAGGCACTAGTTTTTGGCTATGTTGTGAAGGAAAGCGACCAAGAGACAAGAGCAATATGTTATTATAAACTgatttctttattatttttaaaacttgtaaATTGTAATACAAGATATGCTAtctaaaactgatttttttttcatggtaAATGATAGATACACTTGTTTTCAAAACCGGCCTAAAACCTAGAATTTCAGCACAAAATGAAAAGCTTCTATGGCCCTAAGAACCCTAAAATAGTGAAACAGAATAAGAAGGGCCATCAATTTAGACCAAACTGAGATAGAATATGGGAGGGGAACTTGGAGAATCTTTATTTGTACAAAACTGGTAAGCTGGTGATCAAAGCATTCCATGGCGTCTCTAGCCACTAGTACAATATGTATCTCCATTTCTGAGATACATAACATGAGGAGGATCCTGTTTTGATTTCACCCCAAGAGGAAATAGATTTACAAGATCTAAGATTCTAAATACAGAAAACATTATAACTATCAAAATTATTTAGACGGTAAAAATGTAAAGACTCAcagttttattagttttatccAATGTGAATCTATTTAATACAACATCCAAACCAATAATGATATATTCagaaaaatctaattatttatttgaaatacgattttttatatataaagtaatcaaataatcttaaaataaataattgcaataaaatttcattaaacttttagtgaaaatatattgataaatcTGGTATAATTCATTGCATTACTCCAAGAAGGCAGTTActgtatataattaaaatgtCCAATTTAAAACGTGAGCAAAAACTATTTATTGTTGGCAGATGGCAGCCAACTTTTAACGAAATATAATAAAGAAACATTACATATGTGTGTGCGTGTGAATGTGAGTAACGTCTTCCAAGTGTGTACCTTTTCGTCTGAGTTTCCAAGTCTGCTCTTGTTTAAAAGACCATCCAGAAAAACTGAAAATTCAGACACTTTTATTGAGCCATTATGACTCTCTATACTTTCTTACCAAACTAGTCTTTACATTGACACTTTTGTTGTCCTAACCCCCTCCAGATTTCTCTTGCACATTGTCCGATTTCGTCGTCTCAAAGAAATctaccaactttttttttgctatggCTCTGAGGTGTTTCCCCATCTGGGTTTGTCCCCAAACGGGTTATCATTACCCTCTGATGGGGTTGGACACGAAACGCTGCCTCTG
The Raphanus sativus cultivar WK10039 chromosome 1, ASM80110v3, whole genome shotgun sequence DNA segment above includes these coding regions:
- the LOC108856946 gene encoding berberine bridge enzyme-like 2 — protein: MKLVCLISFFFFIISTSLAAVPPPNPTTLYQSFLQCFSNQTQSPPNSLSDIVLPRTAPGFTPTLRAYIRNARFNTSTTSKPAIVIAARSEAHVQATVLCSKTLNVQLKTRSGGHDYEGVSYTSNAPLFVVLDMSNLRTITVVGETAWVGAGATLGEVYYRIWEKTKLHGFPAGVCPTVGAGGHISGGGYGNMIRKYGLSVDYVTDAKIVDVNGRVLDRKAMGEDLFWAIRGGGGASFGVILAYKITLVPVPPTVTVFRVEKNLDENAVDMVHKWQFVAPKTDPSLFMRLLLQPVTRNKAQTVRASVVALFLGKSSDVLSLMTRDFPELGLKQENCTELTWIQSVLWWANHDNATQVKPEILLDRNPDSASYGKRKSDYVEKEITKEGLDYLMRKMIEVGKTGLVFNPYGGKVSEVATTATPFPHRTKLYKVQHSINWKDPGTAAESSFLQQTRSFYSYMAPFVTKNPRHTYLNYRDLDIGVNTHGPNSYREAEVYGRKYFGENFDRLVKVKTAVDPQNFFRDEQSVPTLPGKA